One segment of Magnetospirillum sp. 15-1 DNA contains the following:
- a CDS encoding recombinase family protein, which produces MKPQLRRCAVYTRKSSEEGLEQDFNSLHAQREACEAFIRSQKGEGWKLVETAYDDGGISGGTMERPALQRLLADIVLRKVDVVVVYKVDRLTRSLADFAKMVEVFDAHGVSFVAVTQQFNTTSSMGRLTLNILLSFAQFEREVTGERIRDKIAASKKKGIWMGGNVPLGYDVTDRKLVVNEPEAETVRSIYRRYLEAGCVRTLKDGLDRDGIRSKTGNAFSRGALYALLANPLYIGEIRHKDVRHPGQHQAIVDRPLWDTVQQRLADNGPERQVNRRVEASPLVGKLFDAAGERLTPSHTVKNGRRYRYYISRPLVTGIAETAPSGWRLPAHEIERVVADGIRTLLVDSNTITNAARDAGLPPERIPALLDTIAGQDGDPLDLVRRVELGSEALTLTVALAQDLAITRRIPMVIKRRGVEMRLVIPGANTAASKADPALLKAIARARGWFDDLISGRAVSMVAIAEREGISDRYVSSLMPLAFLAPISSRPSPPVVSPPILPPRP; this is translated from the coding sequence ATGAAGCCCCAACTTCGCCGCTGCGCGGTCTATACCCGCAAATCCTCGGAAGAAGGGCTCGAACAGGATTTCAATTCGCTGCACGCCCAGCGCGAAGCCTGCGAGGCCTTCATCCGAAGCCAGAAGGGTGAGGGCTGGAAGCTGGTCGAGACCGCCTATGACGACGGCGGCATCTCGGGCGGCACCATGGAGCGTCCGGCGCTGCAGCGCCTGCTGGCCGACATCGTCCTACGCAAGGTCGATGTGGTGGTGGTCTACAAGGTCGACCGCCTCACCCGCTCGCTCGCCGACTTCGCCAAGATGGTCGAGGTGTTCGACGCCCACGGAGTCTCCTTCGTGGCGGTGACCCAGCAGTTCAACACCACCTCGTCCATGGGGCGCCTGACGCTCAACATCCTGCTGTCCTTCGCCCAGTTCGAGCGGGAGGTCACCGGCGAGCGTATCCGCGACAAGATCGCCGCCTCCAAGAAGAAGGGTATATGGATGGGCGGCAACGTACCGCTCGGCTATGACGTCACCGACCGTAAGCTGGTGGTCAACGAGCCTGAGGCCGAAACGGTGCGGAGCATCTATCGCCGCTATCTTGAGGCGGGCTGCGTCCGGACGCTGAAGGACGGGCTGGATCGGGACGGTATCCGCTCGAAGACCGGTAACGCCTTCTCGCGCGGCGCCCTCTATGCCCTGCTCGCCAATCCCCTCTATATCGGCGAGATCCGCCACAAGGACGTCCGCCACCCCGGCCAGCACCAAGCCATCGTTGATCGCCCCCTATGGGACACCGTGCAGCAGCGTCTGGCCGACAATGGTCCCGAGCGGCAGGTCAATCGCAGGGTCGAGGCAAGTCCGCTGGTGGGCAAGCTGTTCGACGCGGCGGGCGAACGCCTCACGCCCAGCCACACCGTCAAGAATGGTCGGCGTTACCGCTATTACATCTCGCGCCCCCTGGTGACCGGCATCGCCGAGACGGCGCCATCGGGATGGCGGCTGCCGGCCCACGAGATCGAGCGGGTGGTCGCTGACGGGATCAGGACTCTGCTTGTCGATTCCAACACCATCACCAATGCCGCCCGCGACGCCGGTCTTCCCCCAGAGCGCATCCCCGCGCTTCTCGACACCATCGCCGGACAGGACGGCGATCCGCTCGATCTGGTTCGGCGGGTCGAACTGGGTAGTGAGGCCCTGACCCTGACGGTCGCCCTGGCTCAAGACCTCGCCATCACCCGCCGGATCCCCATGGTCATCAAGCGCCGCGGCGTCGAGATGCGTCTGGTCATTCCCGGTGCCAATACCGCAGCGTCGAAGGCCGATCCGGCCCTACTCAAGGCCATCGCCCGCGCCAGGGGATGGTTTGATGATCTGATCTCCGGCCGCGCCGTCTCGATGGTCGCCATCGCCGAACGGGAGGGGATCAGCGACCGCTATGTCAGCAGTCTGATGCCGCTGGCCTTCCTCGCCCCGATATCGTCGAGGCCATCGCCGCCGGTCGTCAGCCCGCCGATCTTACCGCCGAGACCCTGA
- a CDS encoding DUF2924 domain-containing protein — protein sequence MDLANLPDLPRDALKQLWQKLFHQDPPHKLGRKLMLLAIAYKLQERVIGGLKPSVSRRIALAGEAIAAGKPLAAPAPVKPGTRLLREWQGTTHEVIVLDNCVRYQGKTWRSLSEVARAITGARWSGPRFFGLKEPRA from the coding sequence GTGGATTTGGCGAATCTCCCCGACCTTCCTCGGGATGCCTTGAAGCAGCTCTGGCAGAAGCTCTTTCACCAAGACCCTCCGCATAAGCTGGGGCGCAAGCTGATGCTGCTGGCCATCGCCTACAAGCTGCAGGAGCGGGTCATCGGCGGGCTCAAGCCCTCGGTCTCCCGCCGGATCGCCCTTGCCGGCGAGGCCATCGCCGCCGGCAAGCCGTTGGCGGCTCCGGCTCCCGTCAAGCCCGGCACCCGCCTGCTGCGGGAATGGCAGGGCACTACCCACGAGGTGATCGTTCTCGACAATTGCGTTCGCTACCAGGGCAAAACCTGGCGCTCGCTCTCCGAGGTGGCCCGCGCCATCACCGGCGCGCGGTGGTCTGGGCCGCGCTTCTTCGGATTGAAGGAGCCTCGAGCATGA
- a CDS encoding DUF3489 domain-containing protein: MTNTSARQIVRNATGAVTGLVTGIVKGSRKDAPTESDQATAAPVATKQARLLEMLKRPEGATLEELIAVTGWQAHSVRGAISGTLKKKLGLPVTSGTVEGRGRVYRIGGEG; the protein is encoded by the coding sequence ATGACCAACACATCCGCCCGCCAAATCGTCCGCAACGCCACCGGCGCCGTCACCGGCCTGGTGACCGGCATCGTCAAGGGCAGCCGCAAGGATGCCCCCACCGAATCCGACCAGGCCACCGCCGCCCCGGTTGCCACCAAACAGGCCCGCCTGCTGGAGATGCTCAAGCGTCCGGAAGGCGCCACCCTGGAGGAGTTGATCGCGGTTACCGGCTGGCAGGCCCACTCGGTACGCGGTGCCATCAGCGGCACCTTGAAGAAGAAGCTGGGGCTCCCGGTGACCAGCGGGACGGTCGAGGGCCGCGGTCGGGTCTATCGGATCGGCGGAGAGGGCTGA
- a CDS encoding helix-turn-helix transcriptional regulator, with amino-acid sequence MKRTIGRRLRTAREQADLTQEALAERIERSPEAVSNIERGVSLPTLDTLDRIAAALDAPLVYFLDAPPESIAPGRAEVEARARLLLRALSDRDADIALGVLQLLHDSGRPRD; translated from the coding sequence TTGAAGCGCACCATTGGACGACGGCTGCGGACGGCACGGGAACAGGCCGACCTCACCCAGGAAGCACTGGCCGAGCGGATCGAACGCTCGCCGGAGGCCGTGTCCAATATCGAGCGCGGCGTCAGCCTGCCGACCCTCGACACGCTGGACCGCATCGCCGCCGCGCTGGACGCACCCCTGGTGTATTTTCTCGACGCGCCGCCGGAATCGATCGCGCCGGGACGGGCCGAAGTGGAAGCCCGCGCCCGGCTGCTGCTGCGCGCCCTTTCCGACCGCGATGCCGATATCGCGCTCGGCGTCCTGCAGCTCCTGCATGACAGCGGCCGTCCCCGAGACTGA
- the terL gene encoding phage terminase large subunit, which yields MSDRRQVLNALLRQDLPSFIHKCFCTLEPGRSFYPNWHIDHIGWNLARVSAGEVTRLIINIPPRHLKSICVTVAYTAWAMGHDPSLRIMAVSYADELARKLAADFRQIVDSDWYRELFPAFRIKPKGARKTEVLTTQNGYRRAGSVGGSILGLGADLIVIDDPIKAQAALSKAERQKVKDFYDNTLFTRLNDKARGAIVLVMQRLHADDLVGHVLGKEDWEVATVPAIETEDRTYRTGSGRDEVFLRRAGEVILPEREDRALLAQVRRTLGSMNFAAQYQQDPVPPDGNAVKRDWIRYYESAPADFDLVLVSWDTASTLGEDSDYSVGTVWGLKGSDIYLLDVVRGKLEVPDLRRCIQQTSLRHDAQATLVEETDIGRALVQDMRRSGPVRPILTRPRFDKEARLLAQAAKFEAGQVLLPREAPWLAEYLGELLAFPNGAHDDQVDSTSQALNWLSAKIAAGQPPTRRVPKRAVRRNRSESG from the coding sequence ATGAGTGACCGTCGCCAAGTGCTCAACGCCCTGCTGCGCCAGGATCTGCCCAGCTTCATCCACAAGTGCTTCTGCACCCTGGAGCCGGGCCGGAGCTTTTATCCCAACTGGCACATCGACCATATCGGCTGGAACCTCGCCCGCGTCTCCGCGGGCGAGGTCACCCGCCTGATCATCAACATCCCGCCACGGCATTTGAAGTCCATCTGCGTGACCGTCGCCTACACCGCCTGGGCGATGGGGCATGACCCGTCTTTACGCATCATGGCGGTGTCCTATGCCGACGAATTGGCGCGCAAGCTGGCCGCGGATTTCCGCCAGATCGTCGATAGCGATTGGTACCGGGAGCTGTTCCCCGCCTTTCGCATCAAGCCCAAGGGCGCCCGCAAGACCGAGGTGCTGACCACGCAGAACGGCTACCGCCGGGCGGGCTCGGTGGGCGGGTCCATCCTGGGCCTCGGCGCCGACCTCATCGTCATCGACGATCCCATCAAGGCCCAGGCGGCGCTGTCGAAGGCGGAGCGGCAGAAGGTCAAGGATTTCTACGACAACACCTTGTTCACCCGCCTCAACGACAAGGCCCGCGGCGCCATCGTGCTGGTAATGCAGCGCCTGCACGCCGACGACCTGGTCGGCCATGTGTTGGGGAAGGAGGACTGGGAGGTGGCGACGGTTCCGGCCATCGAGACCGAAGACCGCACCTATCGCACCGGCTCCGGCCGGGACGAGGTCTTCCTGCGCCGGGCGGGCGAGGTCATCCTGCCCGAACGCGAGGATCGGGCCTTGCTCGCCCAGGTGCGCCGCACGCTGGGCAGCATGAACTTCGCCGCCCAGTACCAGCAGGATCCGGTGCCGCCCGATGGCAACGCCGTCAAACGGGACTGGATCCGCTATTACGAAAGCGCCCCGGCCGATTTCGACCTGGTCTTGGTCAGTTGGGATACCGCCTCGACCCTGGGCGAGGATAGCGATTACTCCGTCGGCACCGTATGGGGGCTGAAAGGCTCCGATATCTACCTGCTGGATGTCGTGCGGGGCAAACTGGAGGTGCCCGATCTGCGTCGTTGCATTCAGCAGACCAGCCTTCGCCATGACGCTCAGGCCACCTTGGTGGAAGAGACCGATATCGGCCGCGCCCTGGTCCAGGACATGCGGCGGAGCGGCCCGGTGCGGCCGATCCTCACCCGGCCGAGATTCGACAAGGAAGCCCGCCTGCTGGCCCAGGCGGCGAAATTCGAGGCCGGACAGGTGCTGCTGCCGCGCGAGGCTCCCTGGCTGGCCGAGTATCTGGGTGAGTTGTTGGCCTTTCCCAACGGCGCCCACGACGATCAGGTGGATAGCACGTCGCAGGCGCTCAACTGGCTATCGGCCAAGATCGCCGCGGGGCAGCCGCCGACGCGGCGGGTGCCGAAGCGGGCGGTACGGCGCAATCGTTCCGAAAGCGGCTAA